One region of Vitis vinifera cultivar Pinot Noir 40024 chromosome 1, ASM3070453v1 genomic DNA includes:
- the LOC100261070 gene encoding protein BCCIP homolog isoform X9: MSWIYVFYTVVCYIRLPRFLNCPTRLIVSTSPPLLVIPYKQVLFFLYTLSFGVFKYLICCRLRLVQVKEMPRKPARRRRRQLLRPLPFSFSPFSRTVSQVASYCKVNHQIHVSKLDRKSPPNAAGNRFINHTLEEKSARSESSEEDSSEVVAQADFAFFDPKPDDFHGVKILLQTYLDNKQWDLSGFVDLILGNTTVGTVVKIEDDEDDGVFSLITALNLGRYKDHKCIMELKEFLLKVGPEEDVKDSLRLLLGEEAHNVGLSVSQCVVNLPPQLLPPLCDALFDEVSWATEDEPTVELRSSFSFKIYLLISRIYKHKNADQKKGPRGDVDEAIIYIKLEDEIFHKLRNYQLMWLVMAIEADKASTFWKELHTLLDEPRGHEKKKERICLDHLKVHDW; encoded by the exons ATGTCCTGGATCTACGTCTTCTACACCGTAGTCTGCTACATCAGACTCCCGAGGTTTCTGAACTGCCCAACTCGCCTGATTGTGAGTACCTCCCCTCCCCTTCTTGTGATTCCGTATAAGCAGGTCCTCTTTTTTCTATACACTCTCTCGTTTGGGGTGTTCAAATATTTGATATGCTGCCGATTAAG ATTGGTACAGGTCAAGGAGATGCCTCGAAAGCCAGCAAGGCGTAGGCGCCGCCAATTATTGAGACCtctgcctttttccttttccccatTTTCTCGTACGGTTTCTCAAGTTGCTTCTTATTGCAAGGTTAATCATCAAATCCATGTGTCCAAGTTGGACAGGAAATCTCCCCCTAATGCTGCAG GCAACAGATTTATTAATCACACTTTGGAAGAGAAGAGTGCACGGTCTGAATCTTCAGAAGAAGACAGTTCTGAA gTGGTTGCCCAAGCAGATTTTGCCTTCTTTGATCCAAAACCAGATGACTTTCATGGAGTGAAAATCTTGCTGCAGACCTACCTTGACAATAAGCAATGGGATTTGAGTGGGTTTGTAGACTTAATATTGGGAAATACGACAGTAGGAACTGTTGTTAAAATAGaggatgatgaagatgatggagTTTTCTCTCTTATTACTGCCCTTAACCTGGGGAGATACAAG GATCATAAATGTATTATGGAACTCAAGGAGTTCCTGCTAAAAGTAGGCCCTGAGGAGGATGTAAAAGATTCGTTGAGATTACTTTTGGGAGAAGAAGCACACAATGTGGGTCTCTCAGTCTCACAATGTGTGGTGAATCTTCCTCCCCAGCTTTTGCCACCTCTTTGCGATGCCCTCTTTGATGAAGTCTCATGGGCTACAGAAGATGAG CCTACAGTGGAGCTCAGGAGTTCCTTTTCCTTTAAGATTTATCTACTGATTAGTAGAATCTACAAG CATAAGAATGCAGACCAAAAAAAAGGCCCAAGAGGTGATGTTGATGAagcaataatatatattaagctTGAAGATGAAATTTTTCATAAG CTAAGAAATTACCAGTTAATGTGGTTGGTCATGGCAATTGAAGCAGACAAAGCTTCTACATTCTGGAAAGAGTTGCACACTTTGCTAGATGAACCCCGAGGCCATGAAAAG aaaaaagagaggatATGTCTGGATCATCTCAAGGTTCATGACTGGTAA
- the LOC100261070 gene encoding protein BCCIP homolog isoform X5 — MSWIYVFYTVVCYIRLPRFLNCPTRLIVSTSPPLLVIPYKQVLFFLYTLSFGVFKYLICCRLRLVQVKEMPRKPARRRRRQLLRPLPFSFSPFSRTVSQVASYCKVNHQIHVSKLDRKSPPNAAGNRFINHTLEEKSARSESSEEDSSEVVAQADFAFFDPKPDDFHGVKILLQTYLDNKQWDLSGFVDLILGNTTVGTVVKIEDDEDDGVFSLITALNLGRYKDHKCIMELKEFLLKVGPEEDVKDSLRLLLGEEAHNVGLSVSQCVVNLPPQLLPPLCDALFDEVSWATEDEPTVELRSSFSFKIYLLISRIYKHKNADQKKGPRGDVDEAIIYIKLEDEIFHKLSWSFSFPLHTQHVATHRASSGVISLSLFLLRNYQLMWLVMAIEADKASTFWKELHTLLDEPRGHEKV; from the exons ATGTCCTGGATCTACGTCTTCTACACCGTAGTCTGCTACATCAGACTCCCGAGGTTTCTGAACTGCCCAACTCGCCTGATTGTGAGTACCTCCCCTCCCCTTCTTGTGATTCCGTATAAGCAGGTCCTCTTTTTTCTATACACTCTCTCGTTTGGGGTGTTCAAATATTTGATATGCTGCCGATTAAG ATTGGTACAGGTCAAGGAGATGCCTCGAAAGCCAGCAAGGCGTAGGCGCCGCCAATTATTGAGACCtctgcctttttccttttccccatTTTCTCGTACGGTTTCTCAAGTTGCTTCTTATTGCAAGGTTAATCATCAAATCCATGTGTCCAAGTTGGACAGGAAATCTCCCCCTAATGCTGCAG GCAACAGATTTATTAATCACACTTTGGAAGAGAAGAGTGCACGGTCTGAATCTTCAGAAGAAGACAGTTCTGAA gTGGTTGCCCAAGCAGATTTTGCCTTCTTTGATCCAAAACCAGATGACTTTCATGGAGTGAAAATCTTGCTGCAGACCTACCTTGACAATAAGCAATGGGATTTGAGTGGGTTTGTAGACTTAATATTGGGAAATACGACAGTAGGAACTGTTGTTAAAATAGaggatgatgaagatgatggagTTTTCTCTCTTATTACTGCCCTTAACCTGGGGAGATACAAG GATCATAAATGTATTATGGAACTCAAGGAGTTCCTGCTAAAAGTAGGCCCTGAGGAGGATGTAAAAGATTCGTTGAGATTACTTTTGGGAGAAGAAGCACACAATGTGGGTCTCTCAGTCTCACAATGTGTGGTGAATCTTCCTCCCCAGCTTTTGCCACCTCTTTGCGATGCCCTCTTTGATGAAGTCTCATGGGCTACAGAAGATGAG CCTACAGTGGAGCTCAGGAGTTCCTTTTCCTTTAAGATTTATCTACTGATTAGTAGAATCTACAAG CATAAGAATGCAGACCAAAAAAAAGGCCCAAGAGGTGATGTTGATGAagcaataatatatattaagctTGAAGATGAAATTTTTCATAAG CTCTCATGGTCCTTCAGTTTTCCTCTGCACACACAGCATGTTGCAACTCATAGGGCAAGTAGTGGTGTCATCAGCCTATCGTTGTTTTTG CTAAGAAATTACCAGTTAATGTGGTTGGTCATGGCAATTGAAGCAGACAAAGCTTCTACATTCTGGAAAGAGTTGCACACTTTGCTAGATGAACCCCGAGGCCATGAAAAG GTCTAG
- the LOC100261070 gene encoding protein BCCIP homolog isoform X4 has protein sequence MSWIYVFYTVVCYIRLPRFLNCPTRLIVSTSPPLLVIPYKQVLFFLYTLSFGVFKYLICCRLRLVQVKEMPRKPARRRRRQLLRPLPFSFSPFSRTVSQVASYCKVNHQIHVSKLDRKSPPNAAGNRFINHTLEEKSARSESSEEDSSEVVAQADFAFFDPKPDDFHGVKILLQTYLDNKQWDLSGFVDLILGNTTVGTVVKIEDDEDDGVFSLITALNLGRYKDHKCIMELKEFLLKVGPEEDVKDSLRLLLGEEAHNVGLSVSQCVVNLPPQLLPPLCDALFDEVSWATEDEPTVELRSSFSFKIYLLISRIYKHKNADQKKGPRGDVDEAIIYIKLEDEIFHKLSWSFSFPLHTQHVATHRASSGVISLSLFLLRNYQLMWLVMAIEADKASTFWKELHTLLDEPRGHEKLYLQV, from the exons ATGTCCTGGATCTACGTCTTCTACACCGTAGTCTGCTACATCAGACTCCCGAGGTTTCTGAACTGCCCAACTCGCCTGATTGTGAGTACCTCCCCTCCCCTTCTTGTGATTCCGTATAAGCAGGTCCTCTTTTTTCTATACACTCTCTCGTTTGGGGTGTTCAAATATTTGATATGCTGCCGATTAAG ATTGGTACAGGTCAAGGAGATGCCTCGAAAGCCAGCAAGGCGTAGGCGCCGCCAATTATTGAGACCtctgcctttttccttttccccatTTTCTCGTACGGTTTCTCAAGTTGCTTCTTATTGCAAGGTTAATCATCAAATCCATGTGTCCAAGTTGGACAGGAAATCTCCCCCTAATGCTGCAG GCAACAGATTTATTAATCACACTTTGGAAGAGAAGAGTGCACGGTCTGAATCTTCAGAAGAAGACAGTTCTGAA gTGGTTGCCCAAGCAGATTTTGCCTTCTTTGATCCAAAACCAGATGACTTTCATGGAGTGAAAATCTTGCTGCAGACCTACCTTGACAATAAGCAATGGGATTTGAGTGGGTTTGTAGACTTAATATTGGGAAATACGACAGTAGGAACTGTTGTTAAAATAGaggatgatgaagatgatggagTTTTCTCTCTTATTACTGCCCTTAACCTGGGGAGATACAAG GATCATAAATGTATTATGGAACTCAAGGAGTTCCTGCTAAAAGTAGGCCCTGAGGAGGATGTAAAAGATTCGTTGAGATTACTTTTGGGAGAAGAAGCACACAATGTGGGTCTCTCAGTCTCACAATGTGTGGTGAATCTTCCTCCCCAGCTTTTGCCACCTCTTTGCGATGCCCTCTTTGATGAAGTCTCATGGGCTACAGAAGATGAG CCTACAGTGGAGCTCAGGAGTTCCTTTTCCTTTAAGATTTATCTACTGATTAGTAGAATCTACAAG CATAAGAATGCAGACCAAAAAAAAGGCCCAAGAGGTGATGTTGATGAagcaataatatatattaagctTGAAGATGAAATTTTTCATAAG CTCTCATGGTCCTTCAGTTTTCCTCTGCACACACAGCATGTTGCAACTCATAGGGCAAGTAGTGGTGTCATCAGCCTATCGTTGTTTTTG CTAAGAAATTACCAGTTAATGTGGTTGGTCATGGCAATTGAAGCAGACAAAGCTTCTACATTCTGGAAAGAGTTGCACACTTTGCTAGATGAACCCCGAGGCCATGAAAAG CTTTATTTGCAGGTCTAG
- the LOC100261070 gene encoding protein BCCIP homolog isoform X3 has protein sequence MSWIYVFYTVVCYIRLPRFLNCPTRLIVSTSPPLLVIPYKQVLFFLYTLSFGVFKYLICCRLRLVQVKEMPRKPARRRRRQLLRPLPFSFSPFSRTVSQVASYCKVNHQIHVSKLDRKSPPNAAGNRFINHTLEEKSARSESSEEDSSEVVAQADFAFFDPKPDDFHGVKILLQTYLDNKQWDLSGFVDLILGNTTVGTVVKIEDDEDDGVFSLITALNLGRYKDHKCIMELKEFLLKVGPEEDVKDSLRLLLGEEAHNVGLSVSQCVVNLPPQLLPPLCDALFDEVSWATEDEPTVELRSSFSFKIYLLISRIYKHKNADQKKGPRGDVDEAIIYIKLEDEIFHKLSWSFSFPLHTQHVATHRASSGVISLSLFLLRNYQLMWLVMAIEADKASTFWKELHTLLDEPRGHEKKKERICLDHLKVHDW, from the exons ATGTCCTGGATCTACGTCTTCTACACCGTAGTCTGCTACATCAGACTCCCGAGGTTTCTGAACTGCCCAACTCGCCTGATTGTGAGTACCTCCCCTCCCCTTCTTGTGATTCCGTATAAGCAGGTCCTCTTTTTTCTATACACTCTCTCGTTTGGGGTGTTCAAATATTTGATATGCTGCCGATTAAG ATTGGTACAGGTCAAGGAGATGCCTCGAAAGCCAGCAAGGCGTAGGCGCCGCCAATTATTGAGACCtctgcctttttccttttccccatTTTCTCGTACGGTTTCTCAAGTTGCTTCTTATTGCAAGGTTAATCATCAAATCCATGTGTCCAAGTTGGACAGGAAATCTCCCCCTAATGCTGCAG GCAACAGATTTATTAATCACACTTTGGAAGAGAAGAGTGCACGGTCTGAATCTTCAGAAGAAGACAGTTCTGAA gTGGTTGCCCAAGCAGATTTTGCCTTCTTTGATCCAAAACCAGATGACTTTCATGGAGTGAAAATCTTGCTGCAGACCTACCTTGACAATAAGCAATGGGATTTGAGTGGGTTTGTAGACTTAATATTGGGAAATACGACAGTAGGAACTGTTGTTAAAATAGaggatgatgaagatgatggagTTTTCTCTCTTATTACTGCCCTTAACCTGGGGAGATACAAG GATCATAAATGTATTATGGAACTCAAGGAGTTCCTGCTAAAAGTAGGCCCTGAGGAGGATGTAAAAGATTCGTTGAGATTACTTTTGGGAGAAGAAGCACACAATGTGGGTCTCTCAGTCTCACAATGTGTGGTGAATCTTCCTCCCCAGCTTTTGCCACCTCTTTGCGATGCCCTCTTTGATGAAGTCTCATGGGCTACAGAAGATGAG CCTACAGTGGAGCTCAGGAGTTCCTTTTCCTTTAAGATTTATCTACTGATTAGTAGAATCTACAAG CATAAGAATGCAGACCAAAAAAAAGGCCCAAGAGGTGATGTTGATGAagcaataatatatattaagctTGAAGATGAAATTTTTCATAAG CTCTCATGGTCCTTCAGTTTTCCTCTGCACACACAGCATGTTGCAACTCATAGGGCAAGTAGTGGTGTCATCAGCCTATCGTTGTTTTTG CTAAGAAATTACCAGTTAATGTGGTTGGTCATGGCAATTGAAGCAGACAAAGCTTCTACATTCTGGAAAGAGTTGCACACTTTGCTAGATGAACCCCGAGGCCATGAAAAG aaaaaagagaggatATGTCTGGATCATCTCAAGGTTCATGACTGGTAA